Within the Flavobacterium sp. N502536 genome, the region GGTTTTTATTACGGGTACCAGACTGATGTCTATCTGGGTGCTGGCGTATCACCTTTATCATTATTCAAGACTTGAGATAGAAACGGTAAAAGAAAATGCACGATTGTCAGTTATCGTAAAAGAAGCACAGCTAAGTAATCTGAGCGCACAGCTTAATCCGCATTTCTTTTTTAACTCATTAAATAGTATTAAGTTTTTGGTGTTAGAAGATCCGCATTCGGCGAGAAGGGCCATTGATCTTTTGTCTGAGCTGTTGCGGAATTCTTTAAACAATAATATCGGACAACTGGTACACTTAGCTGACGAAATTAATCTGGTCAGAGATTATCTGGAATTGGAAAAAATACGATTTGAAGAACGTTTGCAAGTAAAAATTGAAGTCGTTACAGCTTTATCAGAGCATTTGGTTTTACCTTTAAGTATTCAGACTCTGGTTGAAAATGCGATTAAACATGGAATTGAAAAAAGAAAAAACGGAGGCTTTGTTGCTGTAAAAGTAGAGCAGGAGAGCGATCTTGTAAAAATCAGCGTTCAAAATTCAGGGAAACTTAGTAAAGAAATTAAGGATTCTTCCGGCATCGGATTGAATAATCTGAGAGAGAGATTGCTGTTGCAGTACAAAGGAAAAGCTTCTTTTGAAATTAAAGAAATGCAGGACGAAACAGTTTTGGCAACTATTTTACTACCATCGGCATGAAAAAGATAAAAGTTATTATAGTAGACGACGAACGTCTGTCGAGAGAAGAACTCAAAAGGGCCTTACAGTCCTACGACGATTTTGTGCTTATTGGAGAAGCCGGAAATGCTGATGAAGCAAAGAGTCTGATTGAGGAAAAAATGCCTGATCTGATCTTTTTAGACATTCAGATGCCTGAGAAATCCGGGTTCGATTTGTTAGAGTCACTCGATAGTGCGCCGGCAGTATTATTTACAACAGCTTATAACGAATATGCCGTGCAGGCTTTTGAAGTAAATGCTTTAGATTATCTCATGAAACCCATCAGGGAAGAACGTTTTGCAAAAGCAATCGATAAAATAAGAAACGCTTTATCCGGAAAGCTTTCTTTAAGTGATGCTACAGCAAAAGACCGAAAAATTTTCATCAAGGATGGGGAGAAAAGATTCTTTATTCAATTGGACGAAATTTACCTGATTGAGTCGCTTGAAAATTATACCCGACTTTTTTTCAGGACAAAAAAGCGCTTCAAAGACGTTCGCTTCGTCAATGGGAAGAAATGCTGGATGAAAATGTTTTTTTTAGAATAAATCGAACTGAAATTATAAACACCAATCACATTCAGGAAGTTAATCGAACCGCTGAGGGCAGACTGGAAGTGAAATTAAAAACGGGTGAAC harbors:
- a CDS encoding LytTR family DNA-binding domain-containing protein, which encodes MLDENVFFRINRTEIINTNHIQEVNRTAEGRLEVKLKTGERLEVSNRQAVKFKNLNGI
- a CDS encoding LytR/AlgR family response regulator transcription factor; its protein translation is MKKIKVIIVDDERLSREELKRALQSYDDFVLIGEAGNADEAKSLIEEKMPDLIFLDIQMPEKSGFDLLESLDSAPAVLFTTAYNEYAVQAFEVNALDYLMKPIREERFAKAIDKIRNALSGKLSLSDATAKDRKIFIKDGEKRFFIQLDEIYLIESLENYTRLFFRTKKRFKDVRFVNGKKCWMKMFFLE
- a CDS encoding sensor histidine kinase, with product MAKLSTYWKIQLTGWTATSLYWGVSAFLGSTFMWTIGIADFVLDVCIGIVLTHLYRNFALKKGWNKLSLKKLIPKIIGSVLVLSLLYMFLIVGKLYLVRLFVLKSTSISFISFLQSTQLQVFITGTRLMSIWVLAYHLYHYSRLEIETVKENARLSVIVKEAQLSNLSAQLNPHFFFNSLNSIKFLVLEDPHSARRAIDLLSELLRNSLNNNIGQLVHLADEINLVRDYLELEKIRFEERLQVKIEVVTALSEHLVLPLSIQTLVENAIKHGIEKRKNGGFVAVKVEQESDLVKISVQNSGKLSKEIKDSSGIGLNNLRERLLLQYKGKASFEIKEMQDETVLATILLPSA